From Methylomonas sp. EFPC3, a single genomic window includes:
- a CDS encoding BrnT family toxin: protein MFKFEFDEAKSRSNLEKHGIDFIDAQVLWNDSRLLQIPAKTEDEPRFLVIGVIKRKHWSAVITYRGNRIRIISVRRSRAEEVKLYES from the coding sequence ATGTTTAAATTTGAATTCGACGAAGCTAAAAGCCGAAGCAATTTGGAAAAGCATGGTATCGATTTCATTGACGCCCAAGTGTTATGGAACGATTCCCGGCTGCTACAAATTCCGGCAAAAACGGAGGACGAGCCGCGCTTCTTAGTAATCGGCGTCATCAAGCGCAAACATTGGTCCGCAGTAATCACATATCGCGGCAACCGTATCCGCATCATTTCTGTTCGTCGTTCACGTGCCGAAGAGGTAAAATTGTATGAAAGCTGA
- a CDS encoding LuxR C-terminal-related transcriptional regulator, which translates to MKFDRVILVVDEDISSYKGILRMAEPLAAEVVHFACRHELSRWTVENRDSFDPGKLASSVVFDPEFLDIFDNGPFDELFGQCPRICISRSGRLSRAVQAINSGLFDFIEKPFRLEQMQQVLENSLASHERDRRRLSDFKSLTRRELQTCQMVVSGLTNREIAEQLDISIKTVKVHRANLMRKVRAKSVTELLRGYDEFMVKINGVPSLVKKFSVGA; encoded by the coding sequence ATGAAATTCGACCGAGTAATCCTGGTTGTCGACGAAGACATCTCTTCCTACAAGGGCATTTTGCGGATGGCCGAACCGCTGGCGGCCGAGGTGGTGCATTTTGCCTGTCGTCACGAATTGAGTCGGTGGACTGTCGAGAACCGTGACAGTTTCGATCCGGGCAAGTTGGCTTCCAGCGTGGTGTTCGATCCCGAGTTTCTGGACATCTTCGACAACGGCCCGTTCGACGAATTGTTCGGCCAATGCCCGCGGATTTGTATCAGCCGTAGCGGGCGTTTGTCCAGGGCGGTGCAGGCGATCAATTCCGGCCTGTTCGATTTTATCGAGAAACCGTTTCGGCTGGAGCAGATGCAGCAGGTGTTGGAAAATTCGTTGGCATCGCACGAGCGCGATAGACGCCGGCTCAGCGACTTCAAAAGTTTAACCCGCCGAGAATTGCAGACCTGCCAAATGGTGGTGAGCGGCCTGACGAACCGGGAAATAGCGGAACAGCTGGATATTTCCATCAAAACGGTCAAAGTTCACCGGGCCAATTTGATGCGCAAAGTGCGGGCTAAATCCGTGACCGAATTGCTGCGCGGTTACGACGAATTTATGGTCAAGATCAACGGCGTACCGAGTCTTGTGAAAAAATTCTCCGTGGGGGCGTGA
- the htpG gene encoding molecular chaperone HtpG, producing the protein MTVEANKQTLGFQTEVKHLLHLMIHSLYSNKEIFLRELISNGSDAADKLRFEALANDSLYEGDSELKIRVDFDEAKKTITITDNGIGMSREEVQDHIGTIAKSGTKQFFERLTGDQAKDSELIGQFGVGFYSAFIVADKVTLTTRKAGAPVSEGVRWESDGLGEYSIESVDKASRGTEIVLHLKEGEDEFLSAWKLRSIIKKYSDHISLPIIMSQEIPAEKDDDGNETAPARIEDETVNSASALWTKSKDDITEEQYNEFYKHVGHDFQDPLAHVHSKVEGTNEYTLLLYVPGRAPFDLWDRDAKHGVKLYIKKVFITDDAEQLMPRYLRFIRGVIDTDSLPLNVSREILQQSKQISTIKGGAVKKVLGLLEDLAENDAEKYQKFWEQFGNVIKEGPIEDHKNKDRVAGLLRFSSTHTDDKTQNVSLADYVSRMKEGQEKIYFITADSFAAAKSSPHLEVFRKKGIEVLLLTDRIDEWLVSSLTEFEGKHMQSIAKGELDLDKFDTEEEKKHQEEVSKDFESVVKQLKDVLSDKVSEVKISHRLTDSPACLVTGAYDMSLHMERLMKEAGHAGGMFGMGGNSKPIFEINPDHAIVQALKNEQDDARFADISHILFDQAILSEGGQLDDPAAFVHKLNGLLQNLLK; encoded by the coding sequence ATGACTGTTGAGGCAAACAAACAAACCCTAGGTTTTCAAACCGAAGTCAAACATTTGCTGCACTTGATGATTCACTCCTTGTACAGCAACAAGGAAATCTTTTTGCGCGAGCTGATCTCCAACGGTTCCGACGCCGCCGACAAACTGCGCTTCGAAGCCTTGGCCAACGACAGCTTGTACGAAGGCGACAGCGAGCTGAAAATCCGTGTTGATTTCGACGAAGCCAAAAAGACCATCACCATCACCGATAACGGCATCGGCATGAGCCGCGAGGAAGTGCAGGACCACATCGGCACTATTGCCAAATCAGGCACCAAACAATTCTTCGAACGTCTGACCGGCGACCAAGCCAAGGACAGCGAATTGATCGGTCAGTTTGGCGTCGGCTTTTACTCGGCCTTCATCGTCGCCGATAAAGTGACATTGACCACCCGCAAGGCCGGGGCGCCGGTTAGCGAAGGCGTGCGCTGGGAGTCCGACGGCCTGGGCGAATACAGCATCGAATCGGTCGATAAAGCCAGCCGCGGCACCGAAATCGTACTGCATCTGAAAGAAGGCGAAGATGAGTTCTTGAGCGCCTGGAAACTACGTTCCATCATCAAAAAATACTCGGACCACATTTCCCTGCCCATCATCATGAGCCAGGAAATCCCGGCCGAGAAAGACGATGACGGCAACGAAACCGCACCGGCCCGCATCGAAGACGAAACCGTCAACAGCGCGTCGGCGTTGTGGACCAAATCCAAGGACGACATCACCGAAGAACAGTACAACGAGTTCTACAAACATGTCGGCCACGACTTCCAGGACCCGCTGGCCCACGTCCACAGCAAGGTGGAAGGCACCAACGAATACACCTTGTTACTGTACGTACCAGGCCGCGCCCCCTTCGATTTGTGGGATCGCGACGCCAAACACGGCGTCAAGCTGTACATCAAAAAAGTCTTCATCACCGACGACGCCGAACAACTGATGCCGCGCTACCTGCGCTTCATCCGCGGCGTGATCGATACCGATAGCCTGCCATTGAACGTATCGCGCGAGATCCTGCAACAAAGCAAACAGATCAGCACCATCAAGGGCGGCGCCGTGAAAAAGGTATTGGGCCTGCTGGAAGATCTGGCCGAGAACGACGCCGAGAAATACCAAAAATTCTGGGAGCAATTCGGTAACGTCATTAAGGAAGGCCCGATCGAAGACCACAAAAACAAGGACCGCGTCGCCGGCCTGCTGCGTTTTTCTTCGACCCACACCGACGACAAGACCCAGAACGTGTCGCTGGCCGACTACGTCAGCCGGATGAAGGAAGGCCAGGAAAAAATCTACTTCATCACCGCCGACAGCTTCGCCGCCGCCAAAAGCAGCCCGCATTTGGAAGTGTTCCGCAAGAAAGGCATCGAAGTGTTATTGCTCACCGATCGTATCGACGAATGGCTGGTGTCCAGCTTGACCGAGTTCGAAGGCAAGCACATGCAATCGATTGCCAAAGGCGAACTGGACCTGGACAAGTTCGACACCGAAGAAGAGAAAAAACACCAAGAAGAAGTCAGCAAGGACTTCGAATCGGTGGTCAAGCAACTCAAGGACGTGCTCAGCGACAAAGTCAGCGAAGTCAAAATCAGCCACCGTCTGACCGACTCCCCGGCCTGTTTGGTGACCGGCGCTTACGACATGAGCCTGCACATGGAAAGGCTCATGAAGGAAGCCGGCCACGCCGGCGGCATGTTCGGCATGGGCGGCAACAGCAAACCGATCTTCGAAATCAACCCGGACCACGCCATCGTCCAGGCCCTGAAAAACGAGCAAGACGACGCGCGCTTTGCCGACATCAGCCATATTTTGTTCGACCAAGCCATCCTCAGCGAAGGCGGCCAGTTGGACGATCCGGCAGCGTTTGTGCATAAGTTGAATGGGTTGTTGCAAAACCTATTGAAGTAG
- a CDS encoding DMT family transporter, translating to MATTVSTHSFQHRRLLGFGLATLAAIGFSGKAIFVKLAYGEAVDAVTLLALRMLFSAPFFLIVALRHAWQKPAQALSRRDYAALLLLGLLGYYLSSLFDFIGLQYISAGLERLILFLYPTLVVVLSALLLHKPFGRKEIVALLLSYAGIGVVFSDQVTLQAEHLWLGAGFVFASTLTYAAYLIGTGETVARIGASRFTAYAMLVACAATLIQFLLTHPPQALLVSARVYQLSLWMAIVSTVLPVFMLSAAIRIIGSSHASLIGALGPVATLFLANVFLDEQLSTLQMAGAALVLAGVLSLSRK from the coding sequence ATGGCTACAACCGTTTCCACCCATTCATTTCAACACCGCCGTTTGCTCGGCTTCGGTTTGGCGACTTTGGCCGCGATCGGTTTTTCCGGCAAAGCCATTTTCGTCAAACTGGCTTATGGCGAAGCGGTCGATGCCGTGACTTTGTTGGCGTTGCGGATGCTGTTTTCGGCGCCGTTTTTCCTGATCGTGGCCTTGCGCCATGCCTGGCAAAAACCGGCGCAGGCCTTGAGCCGGCGAGATTACGCGGCGTTGTTGTTATTGGGCCTGCTGGGTTACTACCTGTCCAGTCTGTTCGACTTCATCGGCCTGCAATATATCTCTGCCGGTTTGGAGCGCTTGATTCTGTTTTTGTACCCGACCTTGGTCGTGGTGTTGTCAGCGTTGTTGTTGCATAAACCGTTCGGCCGCAAAGAGATTGTCGCCTTGCTGCTCAGTTACGCCGGGATCGGCGTGGTGTTCAGCGATCAGGTGACGTTGCAGGCCGAACATTTGTGGTTGGGTGCCGGTTTTGTGTTTGCCAGCACGTTGACTTACGCGGCGTATCTGATTGGCACCGGCGAGACGGTGGCCAGGATAGGCGCGTCGCGCTTTACCGCCTACGCGATGCTGGTGGCGTGTGCGGCAACACTGATCCAATTCCTGTTGACCCATCCGCCGCAGGCGCTGCTGGTCTCGGCTCGGGTCTATCAATTGAGTTTGTGGATGGCGATTGTGTCGACCGTGCTGCCGGTATTCATGCTGTCGGCCGCGATCCGGATTATAGGCTCCAGCCATGCCTCGCTGATCGGCGCGTTGGGGCCGGTGGCGACGCTGTTTTTAGCGAATGTGTTTCTCGACGAACAACTGAGCACCTTGCAAATGGCCGGCGCGGCGCTGGTGTTGGCCGGGGTGTTGAGCCTGTCGCGAAAATGA
- a CDS encoding GGDEF domain-containing protein, translating to MRKSSAQFIDIINQKACPAVAQRHREKVRSPQSGITPICHHDTSTINLRQAKCSLDGASAESGASDSNQKGIIGKWKDVGLRILDCIEATCWGGEEFAILLPHTPVDNAVEFAERVRQTIANLVFPRQIRTTVSIGAGEFTMTETEQAFFERVDQALYRAKRNGRNCVVADADAA from the coding sequence TTGCGCAAAAGCAGCGCGCAATTCATCGACATAATCAACCAGAAAGCGTGCCCGGCGGTCGCGCAGCGTCACCGTGAAAAAGTACGTTCCCCCCAGTCAGGAATTACGCCGATATGCCACCATGACACTTCCACAATCAATTTGAGACAAGCCAAGTGTAGCCTCGATGGAGCGTCAGCGGAATCGGGGGCGTCGGATTCAAACCAGAAGGGCATCATCGGAAAATGGAAAGACGTTGGCCTTCGAATCCTCGATTGCATCGAGGCTACTTGCTGGGGCGGCGAAGAATTTGCGATTTTGTTGCCGCATACGCCGGTCGATAATGCCGTCGAATTTGCGGAACGAGTCCGCCAGACGATCGCCAATCTGGTTTTCCCGCGCCAAATTCGGACGACCGTCAGTATCGGCGCCGGCGAGTTTACGATGACGGAAACCGAGCAGGCGTTCTTCGAGCGGGTCGATCAGGCCTTGTATCGCGCCAAGCGCAACGGTCGCAATTGCGTCGTCGCCGATGCCGACGCAGCTTAA
- the recN gene encoding DNA repair protein RecN produces the protein MLLNLNILDLAVVDALDLDLDPGMSVLTGETGAGKSILLTALGLALGDRADSGYVRPGSKRAEINIEFDLSKAPLVKQWLADQELDDDSQCLIRRTVSEDGRSKAYINNRPVNLQTLQALSRQLVEIHGQHAHLTLLDGEEQRRLLDGFANNQALLEQLNAFYQNWRQAHKELQQLLKAGSDQAEREELLRYQLEELQQLDLENFDYQALADEHHKLANLGKILGVGQQQLEILYDNDQQSVADMLGHVIHALQELSQYAAELNGVAELLGDAEIQIGEATQQLRRFLENQEADPQQLAWLETQIGVIQSLSRKHKVQPEELPALAAGLSEELHNLSHSSERIEALHADCERLLNQYRKLAAELSANRRQAGAELQQRISDAIKELGMPHGEFIVKLQTPEQAEPQRNGLDQIEFLVSTNPGLPAKPLAKVASGGELSRISLAIQVTTSTDKTTPTMIFDEVDSGIGGGIAEIVGQKLRRLSRNRQVLCVTHLPQVAAQAHQHLFVAKNQKAAVTSSSVRRLSEEERVHEVARMLGGVTITENTLAHAREMLASSGSADDRH, from the coding sequence ATGCTGCTGAACCTGAACATTCTCGACCTGGCCGTGGTCGACGCCCTGGATCTGGACCTCGACCCCGGCATGTCGGTATTGACCGGCGAAACCGGCGCCGGCAAATCCATCCTGTTGACCGCGCTGGGCCTGGCGCTCGGTGACCGCGCCGATTCCGGCTACGTCCGTCCCGGCAGCAAGCGGGCCGAGATCAATATCGAATTCGATTTGAGCAAAGCCCCGCTGGTCAAACAATGGCTGGCCGACCAAGAGTTGGACGACGACAGCCAGTGCCTGATCCGGCGCACGGTCAGCGAGGACGGCCGCTCCAAAGCTTATATCAACAACCGTCCGGTCAATCTGCAGACCCTGCAGGCCCTGAGCCGGCAATTGGTGGAAATCCACGGTCAACACGCCCATTTGACCTTGCTGGACGGCGAAGAGCAGCGCCGGCTGCTGGACGGTTTCGCCAACAACCAGGCCTTATTGGAACAACTCAACGCGTTTTACCAAAACTGGCGTCAGGCGCACAAGGAATTGCAGCAACTGCTAAAAGCCGGCAGCGACCAGGCCGAGCGCGAGGAATTGCTGCGCTACCAACTGGAAGAACTGCAGCAACTGGACCTGGAAAACTTCGATTACCAGGCTCTGGCCGACGAACACCACAAACTGGCCAACCTCGGTAAAATTCTCGGCGTCGGCCAACAACAACTCGAGATTTTGTACGACAACGACCAGCAATCGGTCGCCGACATGCTGGGCCACGTCATCCACGCACTACAAGAGCTGAGCCAATACGCGGCCGAACTGAACGGCGTGGCGGAACTGCTCGGCGACGCCGAAATCCAGATCGGCGAGGCCACCCAACAATTGCGCCGCTTCCTGGAAAACCAGGAGGCCGATCCGCAACAGCTGGCTTGGCTGGAAACCCAAATCGGCGTGATCCAGTCGCTCAGCCGCAAACACAAAGTCCAGCCGGAAGAACTGCCGGCCCTGGCCGCGGGCTTGAGCGAAGAATTGCACAATCTCAGCCACAGCAGCGAACGCATCGAAGCGCTGCACGCCGATTGCGAACGTTTGCTGAACCAGTACCGCAAACTGGCCGCCGAATTGTCAGCCAACCGGCGCCAGGCCGGCGCCGAACTGCAGCAACGGATTTCAGACGCGATCAAGGAACTGGGCATGCCGCACGGCGAATTCATCGTCAAATTGCAGACGCCGGAACAGGCCGAACCGCAGCGTAACGGCCTGGACCAGATCGAATTCCTGGTCAGCACCAATCCCGGCCTGCCGGCCAAACCTTTGGCTAAAGTTGCCTCCGGCGGCGAATTGTCGCGCATCAGTCTGGCGATCCAGGTCACGACCAGCACCGACAAAACCACGCCGACCATGATCTTCGACGAGGTCGATTCCGGTATCGGCGGCGGCATCGCCGAAATCGTCGGTCAGAAACTGCGCCGGCTCAGCCGCAACCGCCAGGTGCTGTGCGTGACTCACCTGCCGCAGGTCGCGGCTCAAGCTCACCAGCACCTGTTCGTCGCCAAAAACCAGAAGGCCGCCGTCACCTCGTCCAGCGTCCGCCGGCTCAGCGAGGAGGAACGGGTGCACGAAGTGGCGCGGATGCTGGGCGGCGTCACCATCACCGAAAACACGCTGGCCCATGCCAGGGAAATGCTGGCCTCGAGCGGATCGGCCGACGACCGGCACTAA
- a CDS encoding diguanylate cyclase, whose translation MELTLFPTIGAIAQRQILRASLDMSVREVSELLSRNNVSSVVIEQADGHYVFSVENLLQHVHSGGRSGVTLGELPIRKIACLDESEHILVGLEVLENSGDRYLGAVGAGGELVGILTYTDILSAVDPTVLVQKKTIGELISRTEPVTFSPDWILEDVLSHLRKLEDSIIVIDAGIPVGIITTKDIFRILSSGSATDLPLTEYMTSPVATTDTGATIHDALMQLKTLKIKRSVVVDENRRLVGVVTQSELVGFAYGTWIDLVKHHASELKELVSFLESKATGLEKTALSDPLTGIGNRRMLQKRLEEEIQRMRRYRSTPFSLLLIDIDHFKNVNDSHGHMVGDEVLKVLASALRGLVRAVDDVTRWGGEEFAILLPHTPVDNAVEFAERVRQTIANLVFPRQIRTTVSIGAGEFTMTETEQAFFERVDQALYRAKRNGRNCVVADADADAAELT comes from the coding sequence ATGGAATTGACTCTGTTTCCTACTATCGGCGCTATTGCCCAGCGCCAAATCTTGCGAGCCTCGCTCGATATGAGTGTGCGCGAGGTCTCCGAGTTGCTGAGCCGGAACAATGTCAGCAGCGTCGTCATCGAGCAGGCGGACGGCCACTACGTGTTTTCGGTCGAAAATCTGTTGCAACACGTCCATTCAGGCGGCCGGAGCGGCGTGACCCTCGGCGAGCTGCCGATTCGCAAAATCGCCTGTCTGGACGAGAGCGAACATATATTGGTGGGGCTGGAGGTGCTGGAAAATAGCGGCGACCGTTATCTGGGGGCGGTAGGGGCCGGCGGCGAGCTGGTAGGCATCTTGACCTATACCGATATCCTCTCGGCGGTCGATCCGACGGTATTGGTGCAAAAGAAAACCATAGGCGAACTGATTTCCCGCACCGAGCCGGTCACGTTTTCGCCGGACTGGATCCTGGAAGACGTACTGAGTCACCTGCGGAAACTGGAAGATTCGATTATCGTGATCGACGCCGGGATCCCGGTCGGCATCATCACCACCAAAGACATTTTCCGGATTTTGTCGTCTGGCAGCGCTACCGATTTGCCGTTGACGGAATACATGACCAGCCCGGTCGCAACCACCGACACCGGGGCAACCATCCACGACGCCTTGATGCAATTGAAGACCTTAAAGATCAAACGCTCGGTCGTCGTGGACGAAAACCGGCGTTTGGTCGGCGTCGTCACTCAAAGCGAGCTGGTCGGATTTGCCTACGGCACCTGGATCGATTTGGTCAAACACCATGCCAGCGAACTGAAGGAATTGGTCAGTTTTCTGGAATCGAAAGCAACGGGATTGGAAAAAACGGCGCTTAGCGATCCGTTGACCGGTATCGGTAACCGGCGCATGCTGCAGAAACGGCTGGAAGAAGAAATTCAGCGCATGCGGCGTTACCGGTCGACGCCGTTTTCGTTGTTGCTGATCGACATCGACCATTTCAAAAACGTCAACGACAGCCACGGCCACATGGTGGGCGACGAAGTCTTGAAAGTGCTGGCATCCGCTCTGCGCGGCCTGGTCCGGGCCGTTGACGACGTAACGCGCTGGGGCGGCGAAGAATTTGCGATTTTGTTGCCGCATACGCCGGTCGATAATGCCGTCGAATTTGCGGAACGAGTCCGCCAGACGATTGCCAATCTGGTCTTCCCGCGCCAAATTCGGACGACCGTCAGTATCGGCGCCGGCGAGTTTACGATGACGGAAACCGAGCAGGCGTTCTTCGAGCGGGTCGATCAGGCCTTGTATCGCGCCAAGCGCAACGGTCGCAATTGCGTCGTTGCCGATGCCGATGCCGACGCCGCCGAATTGACCTGA
- a CDS encoding PASTA domain-containing protein codes for MIPTNRTYLHTISFVLPLMSSVLAAATAAAETSSSFIEIPLAADIRFDATKLPRPGTEFHYGEYEILAHDFILEAGEKRRVTGRTQISLGTASPSEYGVIPYRWAEVNHTVRCSYYDAAAGTWSQYSDQISAGTNQSGLPDQRLTFSNSLLLEAANDKPGLYRCALLDYASHSRTDDFYATAYAQDTFLEISAAHEEGATQFTHKTCNSQGNSDCEYLANYTVVEGEDPPAGRFSANQPSGDPREILITSDKPKKPENEPNPDWIWSASDDATALEVMGTYQITSCPYKTRSCSAWYWGPRSSWGDWSGEDHANIVTRLHLDQLNPDGSVCQANQTQPAYYDISNDIHHQPVNYRLAAPVSPTCQGSRNFRLAVEVRWESGNPVKIDGGTITVINLQRNDTTTVPNVLGVGQEQANTALQAAGLIPEYIGIIDPSAPGTVLSRNAPAATVEPVGSKVSLTVSLGSATIPDVVGSLESAAIRSLLAAKVTVGSIYRPNSCVDPGFVQSQSVDPGSMVAINTPVSLTVPTCKRRGGGNTPLPQ; via the coding sequence ATGATTCCAACCAACCGAACTTACCTACACACTATTAGTTTCGTCCTGCCGTTAATGTCGTCGGTGCTTGCAGCCGCCACGGCGGCGGCCGAGACTTCGTCGAGTTTCATCGAAATTCCGCTGGCGGCGGATATTCGATTCGATGCCACTAAGCTCCCGCGCCCCGGCACCGAGTTCCATTACGGCGAATACGAAATTCTGGCTCATGATTTTATTCTGGAAGCCGGCGAGAAACGCCGGGTCACCGGGCGGACGCAGATCAGCTTGGGTACCGCGAGCCCCAGCGAATATGGCGTAATTCCGTACCGCTGGGCGGAAGTCAACCACACAGTGCGGTGCTCCTATTACGACGCAGCGGCCGGTACCTGGAGCCAATACAGCGATCAGATCAGCGCCGGCACCAACCAGAGCGGCCTGCCCGATCAGCGTCTTACCTTCTCCAATAGCTTGCTGCTGGAAGCGGCCAACGACAAACCCGGCTTGTATCGCTGCGCGTTACTCGATTACGCGAGCCATAGCCGAACCGACGACTTCTACGCAACGGCATACGCGCAAGATACGTTTCTGGAAATCAGTGCCGCCCACGAAGAAGGCGCCACCCAGTTTACCCACAAAACCTGCAATTCCCAAGGCAACTCCGACTGCGAATATTTGGCCAACTACACCGTCGTGGAAGGCGAAGATCCTCCGGCCGGCCGATTCAGCGCAAATCAACCGTCGGGCGATCCACGAGAGATTTTGATTACTTCGGACAAACCCAAAAAGCCGGAAAACGAACCCAACCCCGACTGGATCTGGTCAGCTTCCGACGATGCAACGGCTCTGGAAGTGATGGGCACGTATCAAATCACTTCCTGCCCGTATAAAACCCGCTCCTGTAGCGCGTGGTACTGGGGACCGCGTTCGAGCTGGGGCGATTGGTCCGGCGAAGACCACGCGAATATTGTCACCCGTTTGCATTTGGATCAATTAAATCCGGATGGCAGCGTATGCCAAGCCAATCAGACTCAGCCCGCCTACTACGATATTTCCAACGACATTCACCATCAGCCGGTTAATTATCGGTTGGCAGCGCCCGTTTCGCCGACCTGCCAGGGCTCGCGAAATTTCCGGCTTGCCGTGGAGGTGCGTTGGGAATCCGGCAACCCAGTCAAAATTGACGGTGGAACGATCACCGTAATCAACTTGCAACGCAACGACACGACGACAGTACCCAATGTTTTGGGAGTTGGACAGGAACAGGCGAACACCGCTCTGCAGGCCGCCGGCCTGATTCCGGAATACATCGGGATCATCGACCCCTCTGCACCCGGCACGGTACTGAGCCGAAACGCACCGGCGGCCACCGTAGAACCGGTCGGATCGAAAGTGTCTCTGACCGTATCGCTTGGCAGTGCCACGATACCCGACGTCGTCGGCTCTTTGGAAAGCGCGGCAATCCGTAGTTTACTCGCGGCGAAAGTGACTGTCGGCAGCATCTATCGGCCGAATTCGTGCGTCGATCCCGGCTTCGTACAAAGCCAGTCCGTCGACCCCGGATCGATGGTGGCGATCAACACGCCGGTGTCGCTGACCGTGCCGACATGCAAACGTCGCGGCGGCGGTAACACGCCCTTACCTCAGTAG
- a CDS encoding CopG family antitoxin translates to MKAEEFEKQFDDDIDISDSLDLSQAQRIMQTQKRVNVDFPAWMIDSLDREAGRLGVTRQSVIKMWLAERLEKSSLSTNS, encoded by the coding sequence ATGAAAGCTGAAGAGTTCGAGAAACAATTCGACGACGACATCGACATCAGCGATTCGCTGGATTTGTCGCAAGCTCAACGCATTATGCAAACCCAAAAGCGGGTCAACGTCGATTTCCCAGCCTGGATGATCGATTCGTTAGACCGCGAAGCGGGAAGACTCGGCGTTACCCGGCAATCCGTTATCAAAATGTGGCTGGCCGAGCGGCTGGAAAAATCGTCTCTTTCAACTAACTCGTAA
- a CDS encoding NAD(+) kinase produces MPSPFQRIGLVGKFGDPGIAPTLNQLYRYLLRRGFQVAVESQSAELIENADVTGVYIERLPEHCDLMMALGGDGTFLAAARAVADFDVPLLGVNLGRLGFLADISPEQLSGSLEQILAGNYKTEQRHLLNAAIIRDGTLIHQQTAVNEVVVHRWVTPSMIEIVTSIDGVYLNTQRSDGLIVATPTGSTAYSLSAGGPILHPALHALVLVPLNPHTLSNRPIVIDDNVTIEVRFSRAKQINALVTCDHLEIPDVRINDKIVIKKAEKPITILHPADHDFFHILRSKLNWSGYPA; encoded by the coding sequence ATGCCAAGCCCATTCCAGCGTATCGGCCTCGTCGGCAAGTTCGGCGACCCCGGAATCGCGCCGACGCTGAACCAACTCTACCGCTATCTGCTGCGCCGGGGTTTTCAAGTGGCGGTGGAAAGCCAAAGCGCCGAATTGATCGAGAACGCCGACGTCACCGGCGTCTACATCGAGCGTTTGCCGGAGCATTGCGATCTGATGATGGCCTTGGGTGGCGACGGCACCTTCCTGGCCGCGGCGCGGGCGGTGGCCGATTTCGACGTGCCGTTGCTGGGCGTCAATCTGGGCCGGCTCGGATTTCTGGCGGATATCTCGCCGGAACAACTCTCCGGCAGCCTGGAACAGATTCTGGCGGGCAACTACAAAACCGAGCAACGCCACTTATTGAATGCAGCCATCATCCGCGACGGCACGCTGATCCACCAGCAAACCGCGGTCAACGAAGTGGTGGTGCACCGCTGGGTCACGCCAAGCATGATCGAGATTGTCACCAGCATCGACGGCGTCTATCTCAACACACAACGCTCGGACGGCTTGATCGTCGCCACCCCGACCGGTTCCACCGCCTATTCGCTGTCCGCCGGCGGTCCCATCCTGCATCCTGCGTTGCACGCCCTGGTCTTGGTGCCGCTGAATCCGCATACCTTGTCCAACCGGCCGATCGTGATCGACGACAACGTCACCATCGAAGTCCGCTTCAGCCGCGCCAAACAAATCAATGCGCTGGTGACTTGCGACCATCTGGAAATTCCGGACGTCCGCATCAACGACAAGATCGTCATCAAGAAGGCCGAGAAACCGATTACAATTCTGCACCCGGCAGATCACGATTTTTTCCATATCCTGAGAAGCAAACTCAACTGGAGCGGCTACCCCGCCTGA